The nucleotide sequence ATAAAAAGAGTAATTGAATGAATCAGTCTAGACTGCTCTGAGACTGGAGAAACGCTGGTGCATTTCCGAATTCTCTTCTGATTACCCCTCTTCACCCTTCCAGATACTTTCCCACGCCCTTATAATCAAACGTCTCCGCATCGAGCACATTCCTGATGAAGTTAAACAACTTCCTCCTCGTCTCCAGCGAGATATGCGGGTACCAGACCGGCGAGGCAACGACAAGCCCGCGGAACGCATAAAACGGCTTGATTGCCTTTAACAGCTCATAATCGCCCGTCTTCTCAAGGTAAACGTCAAAGAACAGCTTGAATAACGCCTTGAAATCCGTATCAACTTCTTTGCCGTCGGTTTTGAGCAGCCCGAAGAAGAGATAGTTGATCGTCATCGCGGTTACGTCATCCGCCGCTTCGCCCCATTCGCCCCTGCTGCGGTCGAGCACGGTAAAATCCGTGCCCTCCCTGAACATGACGTTCCAGGGATGGAAATCGCCGTGCACCATGCATAACCGCTTTGTTCGCGCCTTCAGTTCCCAGCGCCAGTCGATACAACGCTTCTCTATCTCTTTCAGTTCGTCGTTTGTAATGAACTTATTATCTGAGGGATAACTGTCGGTCAGTCCGAAGATGCATTCGCTGTGCCCCACCAGCTCCCGGATCCGTCGCACGTACAGTTCTGCCTCGTCGCTCTTAACCGCGTGGATATCCGCCAAATAGGAAGCCATCGCCGCTACCCGCTCCTTATCCAGCTCCCGCAGGCTCCCGCCATCTCGTAACCTATTTAAATCATTGACGTATTCCGAGCCTTCCACCTTATCGCAGACAATGAAAAACTCTTCGGCATCGCCTGCCGATGCCATCGTTCCGTCCTTCGTG is from Methanomicrobia archaeon and encodes:
- a CDS encoding aminoglycoside phosphotransferase family protein, translating into MNDKIRAYLERTFGTPVRLMSVKELGLESGPVEGKEQDVKGFGYGKPYFVTFERGDTGEVRDVVISTMKGDGFGHDHFSDRAGILLWQHHAFNTLPKHVRSLDVGYLTKDGTMASAGDAEEFFIVCDKVEGSEYVNDLNRLRDGGSLRELDKERVAAMASYLADIHAVKSDEAELYVRRIRELVGHSECIFGLTDSYPSDNKFITNDELKEIEKRCIDWRWELKARTKRLCMVHGDFHPWNVMFREGTDFTVLDRSRGEWGEAADDVTAMTINYLFFGLLKTDGKEVDTDFKALFKLFFDVYLEKTGDYELLKAIKPFYAFRGLVVASPVWYPHISLETRRKLFNFIRNVLDAETFDYKGVGKYLEG